A stretch of the Hydra vulgaris chromosome 09, alternate assembly HydraT2T_AEP genome encodes the following:
- the LOC136085231 gene encoding uncharacterized protein LOC136085231 has protein sequence MAETSTEDVFLAEKVVDSGFGQQDGKRYYKVKWVRYTWEAEDALTHLKDMLDRFWEEHNENQNKLKSTTETTIHGNSSPEKPCYKASGEEHLLFNSVMQSMRGFTLCNTV, from the exons ATGGCTGAAACTTCAACTGAAGACGTGTTTTTAGCAGAAAAAGTCGTAGATTCAGGTTTTGGACAG caAGATGgtaaaagatattataaagttaaatggGTTCGCTATACTTGGGAAGCTGAAGATGCACTTACTCATCTTAAAGATATGCTAGATAGATTTTGGGAAGAAcataatgaaaatcaaaataaattgaaatccACCACTGAAACAACTATTCATGGAAATAGTTCTCCTGAAAAG CCTTGTTATAAAGCGTCGGGAGAagagcatttattatttaattcagtTATGCAATCAATGAGAGGTTTTACATTATGCAACACTGTTTAA